A stretch of the Ptiloglossa arizonensis isolate GNS036 chromosome 1, iyPtiAriz1_principal, whole genome shotgun sequence genome encodes the following:
- the LOC143143537 gene encoding persulfide dioxygenase ETHE1, mitochondrial: protein MNCNLFKNLCLQYIKVLFPKSGLITKRNYKMCNVLTEQIPFTKDFLFRQMFDPVSSTYTYLLADIIDKTAILIDPVIEWSKRDKDIIEELGLTLKYAMNTHMHADHITGTGRLKKLLPGCKSVISLASGAKADLHVNANDQINFGRHKLRVLSTPGHTEGCVTYVCDEQGVAFTGDAILIRGCGRTDFQGGSAKVLYESIHRKIFTLPPNYKLYPAHDYNGRMVTTVAEEKAFNPRLTKSLNEFVDIMHNLNLPFPKMIDTAVPANEVCGLY, encoded by the exons atgaattgtaatttatttaaaaatttgtgtttacagtatataaaagtattatttccTAAATCTGGTTTGATTACTAAGAGGAATTACAAAATGTGCAACGTGTTGACAGAACAGATTCCTTTCACAaaagattttctttttcgtcaA ATGTTTGATCCCGTGTCCAGTACATACACGTATCTACTGGCTGACATCATCGATAAGACAGCGATTTTAATTGATCCCGTCATTGAATGGTCGAAACGTGATAAAGATATTATTGAGGAATTAGGATTAACTTTGAAATATGCCA TGAATACGCATATGCACGCTGATCATATCACCGGAACAGGAAGGTTGAAGAAATTGTTACCTGGTTGCAAATCAGTGATATCGCTCGCTAGCGGCGCTAAAGCCGACCTACACGTGAATGCTAACGATCAAATAAATTTCGGCAGGCACAAATTACGGGTATTATCCACACCCGGTCACACCGAAG GTTGCGTTACGTATGTTTGCGACGAGCAAGGTGTAGCGTTCACAGGCGATGCTATTTTAATACGTGGATGCGGTAGGACTGATTTTCAG GGTGGCtctgcgaaagttttgtacGAGTCGATCcatagaaaaatttttaccctACCGCCGAATTACAAGCTGTACCCGgcccacgattacaatggcagaaTGGTAACCACGGTGGCCGAGGAGAAGGCCTTTAATCCAAGATTAACTAAATCTCTAAACGAGTTTGTCGACATAATGCACAACCTTAATCTACCGTTTCCGAAAATGATTG ATACAGCGGTGCCGGCCAACGAAGTTTGCGGACTGTATTGA
- the LOC143143544 gene encoding small ribosomal subunit protein eS19 has protein sequence MPSVTLKDVDQQKFVKAFAAFLKKTGKMRVPEWVDIVKSARFKELAPYDPDWYFIRCAALVRHIYIRSPVGVGAVTKIFGGRKRNGTNPSHFCRSAGGVARKALQSLEQLKLIEKAPHGGRKLTSQGRRDLDRIAAQVKAKSKTQLKLQETLVL, from the exons aTGCCTTCCGTAACGTTAAAAGATGTTGACCAACAAAAGTTCGTAAAGGCTTTTGCCGCATTCTTGAAAAA gaCAGGTAAAATGCGCGTTCCAGAATGGGTAGACATTGTAAAATCTGCAAGGTTCAAGGAACTTGCACCATATGATCCAGACTGGTACTTTATTAGGTGTGCTGCTTTAGTACGTCACATTTACATCCGTAGCCCAGTTGGAGTGGGAGCAGTTACCAAAATCTTTGGAGGACGCAAACGTAATGGTACCAATCCCAGCCACTTTTGTCGGTCTGCAGGAGGTGTAGCTCGCAAAGCTCTTCAGAGCTTGGAACAACTGAAACTCATAGAAAAAGCTCCACACGGTGGACGCAAACTCACCAGCCAAGGTCGTAGAGATCTAGATCGCATTGCAGCACAAGTTAAAGCAAAAAGCAAAACACAACTCAAATTACAAGAGACTCTCGTTCTTTAA